Sequence from the Ooceraea biroi isolate clonal line C1 chromosome 5, Obir_v5.4, whole genome shotgun sequence genome:
CGGTCGATAACAGAGTTATTACTCTAATCGCGCACCTGCGATTGGTGACAGAAAGAAGTTGAGAGAATGCTGTCGTGATATTCTTGATCCGCTACTATAGCGACTTGTGGAATGTCCTCGAGCTTGATCTGCGACAGTACGATACATTGTTATACATGCATAGTGGTTCCAACTTGACTCGATgcagatagagagagagaaatctaCCTGAAATATGTCTATCAGTTGTTGCTGGGCGGTAGCTAAAAGTACAGGCACGCGTCGCCGTTCCTCTATGTTGATGTCGTCCGAAGAATAGTCCTCGCAATTAAAGAATTCCCATAGAGACAGCAAGAAGTGTTTCCCTCTTCTTCTAGTCTCCAAAGCTTCGACCAAACTAGTTGCCGTTAGATGCGCTTGCTTAATGGTACTCAAAAACCACACAATCTGAAAACGCAAATCCAAAGAATCAGTTTACTAATGAAAAGTAGCAATCGATGATGGATGTgcgaaaaatgagaaataccTGGGAAGTAATGGCTGACGAAAATATTGGCACGTATTGATACGTTGGACCCTCTAGTTCAAGAATTTGCTGCCTGACGATCGACGTCCATTGATTAGTAGTTAGTCGACCTTTGCTTAAGCCTACGTCGTCCATGCAACTCTCCACTTCGCAGATCATCCTCGCTAAGTGTGGTTGCGAGAATACCTGTGAAATAAAGAATACGTACAAATGTAGTTTTAAGCTCGCAAGATAAAAATGGTGCGCTGAATGAAAACCAGTACTTTTGTAACTCTGAATAGCATTAACGCATTCTTGGGTGCTACCAAGTCGGTCCTCATGAACCGCGGCAATAATTGCTGAAATATAGCCGTATACGCTAATAGATTATTAGCAACGAAAGAGATCCATCTGCCGGGCTCATGAATCTTTCCCCTTTCTTCCTCTGCCTCCGCTTTGCTGAAAgaattcaaattaaaataccGTTAGCTGTGACAATTTGAAAGTGCCGGAAATATGTTTGCGTACCCCTCTTTAGTGTACGTTACTCCTGGGATGTATCTCCATGGTTGAATAAAGCTCAACCAGGCTTCCAATATTAGTCTAAAGGAGCTATCCAATGGCCAGTGATATATCGCCTTCCGCAGAAATGTATATATCTTTCCTTGAACCGAAGGAAGAATTATTCTGGTgcataaataaaagaagaaaatgacaTTAGAAGGTGAATTAGCAAAGGGAAAAGCAACATAagaaattatactttataaatatctcgcTACCTCTTCAGTTCGTCCATTGCGCTCTTGTCACCCGTAGCGCTGTTTGTAAATTCGTGCAGCGTTTTTATGAACGCCCTCACGAGCCTTATATGTTCCCCGGAATGTATACTTTGCTGAAAACAATTACAGGttgcaattaaataatagaagaAGTACTTTCGAAATGATAGAAATCGTTTCTGCATTCATAAAAGATTTGTACTCTATCTTACGTATATTTGACTTTGCGGAGAAAGACTTACTCGTCGCGGTATCGTAGGCAGATAAGACGAGCATTGTGAGGTGCCCACTTGCTCCTCCGTATACTCCAACCAAAAATCGAGGAAGACCTGCACCACGGTCTCGCTTCGCCACACTTGCGGCAAGCACTGCTGCTGTGGCACACCTGTCGCAGGACTCGAGCCTGGCGATAATATCGACGTTCTCAGGAGTCTCGGTGTTTGCAATCTGTGACAATCTCTGATTGGAATTGAAGACGCAAATATGAATGCACTTGTCGCGGACTAATTAATCCTGTAATTGCACGCGTCAAGTTTCCGCGTTTACCTTCTGAATTCTGGCGACTGAGTCAATTTTCTGGGCGGAGTTTTCTTTATGTACGGCCCGATCATCGGTAGGACTGTCGAATTGTCTCGCGGAAGAAAGTGGTACAAGTAACAATGCGCTAATTGAACATAAACCGTTTCCCAATTCATCCACACGTTCTCCTGCTGCTGAAGTTGCAGCCAGGGATTGCACAGATGATAcgcaaagtgaaaaatataatattcgaaGGGATATGTGCTTCATTAAGGAACGTTTCGTGTTGATAAGCAAACCTAACTGCGTGCGATATAGTTACATAATTTGTAACAAAGGATACTCATAGATAAAGCTGACGGAACACGCGTTCCTTGATCGTCCTTAATTTTATCTAGATAAAATGGTGATATTACAGCCTCCTCCAGCATGGAACGTATCTTCGACTGTAATGAGCAACATTAATGCATTCCCTTTCATAGAAACACAGAGCATTACAAATACAAagtatcaatttaatttttagacATACCGGAAGATATGACACTGGAAAGTTGTATTTTAAGTAACAATCTGGGAGCAATTTATAGCACAATGAGAACATTGGCCCTTGCGGACTGAGAAAATGGCACAGTGCTTCATATTCCAGAGGATTTTTCCTCAGCGTAATTAAGTGTAGGCCCCATCCAATGTTGTCCACTATTCCAAACAAGGAGTCTATCAGCAGAGGGAAGACATGTTGCAGTTCAGTGGTACTGGACTCGTCTATCAGAATGGCCAGATCTCTGCATCGTTCCACCAATGGttcatttaaatatctttgcGCTCTGATCTGAAAATTGATAGGTCGCAGTAAAGTAAGGTCTCCCACACTTGTCTGACGTGACATGCATTTTCTTGTACACCGCAAAGTATAAACGcactgatataaaataataaattgcaagctaacaaatatactaatatattacaattatcataaaatttgtCTCCTTAATGTATTAAATCTGCGGTGTGATTTGCGTATTATAATACTTGTCAATTGATTATACTTATGTTTAGAGATCAAAAACACTCTGCATTTTCGGAGAGGTTGTATTTTGTTAAAACCGTGAGATGCAAAGCTACGTTCATTTTATTACACGGAAATCAATGAACAAGTGTAGAACGTACCGTAGCGACGTCGGTAGAAGCTGCCATTATTTAGGGTTCTCTTAATCCAAGttaattgtgaaaaataaaattgtgtgataaatgatattctttattattacttgtcATACATGACGTGATTCATCTTTGCAACCAGTAGTAACGTTGTTGACCACCGCCACCGGTTAACCGCCAATTTACGTTGTACAGCGCCGCTGAAGAACTTGTGAGAGTAGCGAGAACTCCATCATTAGGAGCAAGATTTCTACAGTTGAtacaattgaaaaaatttattactttattcatTTGCTGACACagatttatgttatttattataatacttattactgagaaatctaaatttatatctaaaagTACTTTCTGTATGTTAAAAAGTATCACATATTTGCGCCACTGATtgttataatttctttaaaaagacattaataattttatttttacaatatacatAACTTACATATAAGTTACTTAACTTCTTTGTATTAAAATCGATATATTTACATGAATCTTTCGTATCCTTAGAGTCTAGTAACgatatttatctatattttatgcaaagtCTCTGTTTATGGAATTCTTTACAGCAACGTAACAAAGTAGcaaagtataaaattaaaattaaaattcgaatTCAGAATTTTACATCACACTAATCTTTTAGTATAATGTCATCTGTACTTTTTTCTCATGTATATTCTCTGTCATATCGATGTTTTACGACACATTTTCCGTTGCATCGATGTTTTACGATCAACAGGTACACTTAGGCGAGAGGTAGTCGAGTTATTCCATTATTGATGCTGTGATACCTTTATGATCTCTTGGATGTTGGTAAAAACGGCACGTAGGATGTCCATTTCCACCTGAAAAACACTCATTGTTATCCGAGCGaaagtgtatataatataattacaggCGATATAATGATATACCTCCTCATTAAATTCATTCCGAACGGAAAGTCGAAGGTATTCCAAACATATTCGTCACCGTCGGTTACTCCATCAGTTGTTTTTTCAGATTTACTGTCAGTCAATTCCATCTCCTTCGCCCAAGCATCCAATCCACGATCCTTCGAGTTACCTTGATTTTGAACAAATCAATCAGTAAGCATTCAGCTATTATTGCCAAGATTTAATACCTGGAATGACGTGATCCAGGACGAAGCCCAATATACCGCCAACTAGGATAGTAGTACTGCAAGACGCTGTCTAATATAGGGTATCCCGTTTGTATTGCGTGCGGATTATTGATCATCCACTTTGACAGAACCTGAAAGAAGGACAAAAGTCTCTTGCGTGCTCACGACGACAGATCAAATGAATAGATAGTTATAATAGAGTATCCCCAGtcatgtacatattatattgggtcgtccggaaagttcatgccgattttgaaggaaaattcaaaggtaacatttttttatgtcgataaatatttattgacttatgtatgcaccgttttgtttcacaacctttgtccatctttcacgcaactggaagattccattctctcagaacttcttaggtttctcggcgaaaaactcctcaaggtggttttttatgtcgatcaaagagttgaagttcttgccgctaagagaattttgcaaagacctaaataagtgaaagtctgaaggtgcaatgtctggtgaatacggtgggtgaggtagcacatcccagccaaacttcaacaatttttgtcgggtagtcaaagaaacatgaggtctggcattgtcctgatggaacacgacgcccttcctattagctaattctggacgtttttcctgaatcgctgtctttaattcgtccagttgcgagcagtacttatctgcatttatcgtttggttgtgtggtaggagctcataatataggattcctttccaatcccaccagacacagagcatgactttttttggacgaaggccggctttcggagtggttaatgctggttcatttcgcttaccccaggatctttttcgttctacattgttgtaaatgatccatttttcgtcacccgtcactaattgcttaaaaaatggtacgttttcgttacgttgtacagcgagtcgcagatggaaatgcgatccattaaattttttcggccaaattatgcggaacccatacatcatagcgacttacgtaaccaagcttcactacatgatcgtggacagtggttttcgatattttcagtatctctgctaattcacgtgtcgtgtagcgcgggttattctcgatcagtgtcttgatttggtcatcatcagtagtagaaggtctgcccgagcgttcttggtctttaaggttaaaatcaccagctctaaacttagcgaaccacttacgtacggttctttcagctaaagcgccttctccgtaaacagaacatatcgaatttgttgcttgtgaggcatttttgcctttccggtaatagaaaagcatcaagtgtctaaaatgttctttgttttcttccatcttcaaaagagtacaaaactgacacgaatcaatttatctcaaaaaacttgtttcctaaagatgcgttgaaatgtcacctttaagcatatgtatataaatcgtatgttttcaataacattgatatattcagacatgttccaacgccatctattaaaaatcggcacgaactttccggacgacccaatacattaATCTCGGGAATGTACTCACCAGAGGAAAAAACATGGACAAGCCCAAGATAAATAGATTTCTCTGAGAATTGAGATTTATATATCGTAACGCCGACAAGCCTAAGGCAGAATTGCAGAAACGTTAAAGAGAATGGAAGAAAAAATCAAAcgatttaatttttccataGAAATGTCGCGCGTGCGATTCGCTCAAGCTACCTCTGATGTAGTGCTCACGAATTGAGAGTTTATCGTGAAGTCTAAcgaaatataacaatatttatttaagattaatatcaaaatttatcaaaacatTTTAGATCTtgtgttttctctttttaagaTATTACTCTTAAGATATTTTGCATGtagaattgaatttaattaataactcacCGAAAGCGGAAATCATTCCAAACATTATGCAGAATATGCCGCCGACTATTGGCTCGGGAATAATGAATTTCACGTTAtctctattatataatgtgatatacaataaagaataaaatatattttcagcaTTATTTAACCATGATTGGCGCCATCATTTCTATCCCTTTCATCCTAACACCAGCCCTCTGCATGGCCGAGGATGATCCCGCGAGAAGCTACATTATTTCCACAATGATCTTTGTTACCGGTTTAGTGACCTTTTTTCAAACTACAATAGGATGCAGGTAAGCGTGTAATGTTGGAACAATGTATGTTGATAAATGTTTgcaatacattaattttaagcTTTATATAGTACTTATATTGttagaaatatcaaaatagatgTTAACATtaatcgtaataaaatattttttcgtcatTAGACTGCTGCTGGTACAGGGAGGCACTATATCTTTCTTGGTGCCGACGTTGGCGATATTAAATCTGCCACAATGGCAGTGCCCCGCATCGGAGATTATGAATGAGATGTCCCACGAAGAGCGGACTGAGCTGTGGCAAATCCGAATGAGAGAATTGTCGGGTGCCATTGCTGTTTCCGCCTTATTTCAAGTGATTGTCGGATTTGGAGGTGAGCGTCCGCGATCTTAATTGcttaagatttatttttctcttttctctcgttttatgGTACAATGTATTAAAGTAACATTTACGAGCAGGCATCATTGGGTAtttgttgaaatatattacCCCATCGACGATTGTGCCGACGGTGTCCCTGGTCGGACTCTCCCTGTTTGAAAACGCAGCAACCGCCGCGTCTCAGCATTGGGGTATTGCGGCTGGGTTTGTACATCCATATCCAAACGATACGCGCGTATAATATTGATTACTTTACGCGTATAATACAGCTAGATTACCTActgaaatttaaaaactacTTTCCAGAACGATGATACTGCTGACGATGTGTTCCCAAGTAATGATCAATATACCGATTCCACTTGTAGTCTATCGTAAAGGCCAAGGGCTTCACGTTATTCGGTTTGAACTATTCAAGCTCTTCCCGGCAAGTACAAAGATAGAAGGAAAtctctaatttaatttctaccttaatttttgtaatcttCAAGCTTTAATCGTGTAATTATGAACTCGCAGGTTTTATTGACCATAATTATCATGTGGATAATCTGCACTATATTAACGGTAACTGATGCGCTACCGTACGGACATCCTGCCAGATCCGACAGTAAATTGAAGATCATAAATGACTCACCCTGGTTCCGAGTGCCGTATCCTGGACAATGGGGCGTACCCACTGTAACATTGGCGAGCGTAATCGGTATGCTAGCCGGAGTACTGACGTGTACGGTTGAATCCATCAGTTATTTTCCGACTACCGCGAAAATGTGTGGTAAGTGgagatgaaatttttcatctaTAGAAGAGTAACGATGtgagattatttataattcttttaagTTCCTAAATTTCAATTGagcaataaacaatattaaatacagCTGAACGTGCACATACACATATTCGATTTAGCAATAAAATTTAGCGGGATAACTTCTAGgtgcaccgccgccgccgattcATGCGATCGATCGAGGGATTGGCGTGGAAGGTCTGGGTACAATGTTGGCCGGCCTCTGGGGTAGCGGCAATGGCACGAACACTTTCGGTGAGAACGTCGGCACAATAGGTAAGAAGAAATTGATTTTCATCTTGACCAGTTtaacgaaaatataaaaatacaattaaatacgattaaaatataataatctctGTATCTTCTTACAGGAGTCACCAAAGTCGG
This genomic interval carries:
- the LOC105280974 gene encoding sphingomyelin phosphodiesterase 4 → MAASTDVATIRAQRYLNEPLVERCRDLAILIDESSTTELQHVFPLLIDSLFGIVDNIGWGLHLITLRKNPLEYEALCHFLSPQGPMFSLCYKLLPDCYLKYNFPVSYLPSKIRSMLEEAVISPFYLDKIKDDQGTRVPSALSMNPFEYYIFHFAYHLCNPWLQLQQQENVWMNWETVYVQLAHCYLYHFLPRDNSTVLPMIGPYIKKTPPRKLTQSPEFRRDCHRLQTPRLLRTSILSPGSSPATGVPQQQCLPQVWRSETVVQVFLDFWLEYTEEQVGTSQCSSYLPTIPRRQSIHSGEHIRLVRAFIKTLHEFTNSATGDKSAMDELKRIILPSVQGKIYTFLRKAIYHWPLDSSFRLILEAWLSFIQPWRYIPGVTYTKEGKAEAEEERGKIHEPGRWISFVANNLLAYTAIFQQLLPRFMRTDLVAPKNALMLFRVTKVFSQPHLARMICEVESCMDDVGLSKGRLTTNQWTSIVRQQILELEGPTYQYVPIFSSAITSQIVWFLSTIKQAHLTATSLVEALETRRRGKHFLLSLWEFFNCEDYSSDDINIEERRRVPVLLATAQQQLIDIFQIKLEDIPQVAIVADQEYHDSILSTSFCHQSQMESSFDSSRPGTFVPLQEGRQTCRYIEYMGDPELQPVRTNECAFLVRNFYKLCCYVNLKYRHEITALYNKRSFFGSVCRQLVTPPTTVVKLPKRTPSGFTSGYEERLPPRLSLRPLASYTFLASMLFGIFLAWCANYGPFTFLGLASWIWIMYVLIRAALYHCFPSDANTFRPNPGVFPVSR
- the LOC105280976 gene encoding solute carrier family 23 member 2 — its product is MIGAIISIPFILTPALCMAEDDPARSYIISTMIFVTGLVTFFQTTIGCRLLLVQGGTISFLVPTLAILNLPQWQCPASEIMNEMSHEERTELWQIRMRELSGAIAVSALFQVIVGFGGIIGYLLKYITPSTIVPTVSLVGLSLFENAATAASQHWGIAAGTMILLTMCSQVMINIPIPLVVYRKGQGLHVIRFELFKLFPVLLTIIIMWIICTILTVTDALPYGHPARSDSKLKIINDSPWFRVPYPGQWGVPTVTLASVIGMLAGVLTCTVESISYFPTTAKMCGAPPPPIHAIDRGIGVEGLGTMLAGLWGSGNGTNTFGENVGTIGVTKVGSRRVIQWACFLMILQGVISKFGAVFFMYITLYNRDNVKFIITNNV